CTTGTCTTGCTAACTACGTTCCGGGGCGAATCTTCTACCTCGGCTGCCCACATCCTTCCGGGTTTCCGCTGCGCCCAGACAAGCGCACCCGGCAGGATGAGGCAAAACTTGTTTATCCCTCTGCGGACTCGGTCGTCGCGGCCTCACCAGCCTGCGATGCCGTTCCGTTTTCAGGCTGCTCAGCTGCTGCCGACTCAACTACGTGCGCCTCAGCGACGAGAGCCGCATCTTCGGGAGGCGCTTCGGCTGCTGGAGCAGCTTCTGCAACCGGAGCAGCAGTCTCAACAGCAGGAGCAGCCGAACCAGCAAACTTGCCCTTCTCGACGCCCTGGTTGATGACCACCGCGAGATCGCGGCCAGTGGCGTTGATGACGGTAGCAAGACGCTGCGCGGGCGACTGGATCAGGAAGAGGAGCTTCGAGAAGAGCTCTTCCTTGCCCGGCATGTTCGCGAGTTCCTTTACCTCCTCGACCGTGATCACCTTGCCATCGACGATGCCGAGCTTGAAGGTGAACTCCGAGTTGTCCTTGACCCAGGTCGAAAGCGCCTTCGCCAGGGCGACAGGATCGCCCGACGTGTAAGCCACAGACGAGACGCCCTTGAGGCCCTGCAGAGCGGCTTCGATCTTGGTTCCAGCGCTGGCGCGTGCGGCCAGCTTGTTCTTCACGACGTGGTACGAACCGCCCGCAGCACGAACCGTCTTACGGAGGTCGAAGTCCTTATCGGCGGTCAACGCCTTGAAGGTGCCAATGATTGCGGATGTCGACCCGGCGAGTTCTTCCGCCAGCTTGCCGACCTTCTCCGTCTTCTGTGTCCTGGACAATGCCATAAAAATTTCCTAGCCTTAGCTGCCAGCGTCTCGTTCCTGCTGGCTGAAGTTTTGCGCCACTCTCGCGGCTGAAGTCATGAAATGCGTGAGTTAGGCGCGAGCGGCTGCGTCGGCAACGCCGTTGTCAAGCGCAATTCCGGGGCCCATCGTCGAGCTGAGCGTGATGCCCTTGATGTACTTGCCCTTGGCCGCCGAAGGCTTCGCCTTCAGAACGCTGGAGATAATGGTGGTCGCGTTATCGACCAGCTTCTGCGCGTCGAACGAGAGCTTGCCCACCGGAACGTGAACCAGAGCCGTCTTGTCCGTGCGGAACTCGACCTTACCAGCCTTGATCTCCTTGATCGCCGAAGCGACGTCGGTGGTCACGGTGCCGGTCTTCGGGTTCGGCATCAAGCCG
This Granulicella aggregans DNA region includes the following protein-coding sequences:
- the rplJ gene encoding 50S ribosomal protein L10 translates to MALSRTQKTEKVGKLAEELAGSTSAIIGTFKALTADKDFDLRKTVRAAGGSYHVVKNKLAARASAGTKIEAALQGLKGVSSVAYTSGDPVALAKALSTWVKDNSEFTFKLGIVDGKVITVEEVKELANMPGKEELFSKLLFLIQSPAQRLATVINATGRDLAVVINQGVEKGKFAGSAAPAVETAAPVAEAAPAAEAPPEDAALVAEAHVVESAAAEQPENGTASQAGEAATTESAEG